In a single window of the Enoplosus armatus isolate fEnoArm2 chromosome 15, fEnoArm2.hap1, whole genome shotgun sequence genome:
- the htr1d gene encoding 5-hydroxytryptamine receptor 1D, with the protein MELDNSSLDYFISNFTEIPDTTTAPPWSEATLLGLQVSLSALLAIVTLATVLSNAFVIATIFMTRKLHTPANFLIGSLAVTDLLVSILVMPISIVYTVSKTWSLGQIVCDIWLSSDITFCTASILHLCVIALDRYWAITDALEYSKRRTMRRAGIMVGVVWVISISISMPPLFWRQAKAHEELTECMVNTDQISYTLYSTFGAFYVPTVLLIILYGRIYVAARSRIFKTPSSSGKRFTTAQLIQTSAGSSLCSLNSASNQEAHLHSANAGGGGGGGGGGSPLFMNSVKVKLADSVLERKRLCAARERKATKTLGIILGAFIVCWLPFFVGTLVMAICKECWFDPVLFDIFTWLGYLNSLINPVIYTAFNDEFKQAFQKLIKFRRCS; encoded by the coding sequence ATGGAGCTGGATAATAGCTCACTGGACTACTTTATCAGCAACTTCACAGAGATTCCTGACACCACTACAGCTCCACCCTGGAGCGAGGCCACGTTACTCGGCCTCCAGGTCTCCCTGTCTGCGCTGTTAGCCATCGTCACGCTGGCCACTGTGCTTTCAAATGCCTTCGTCATCGCCACCATCTTTATGACCAGGAAGCTCCACACGCCTGCCAACTTCCTGATCGGCTCCCTCGCCGTCACAGACCTGCTGGTGTCTATTCTAGTCATGCCCATTAGCATCGTCTACACTGTCAGCAAGACCTGGTCGCTGGGGCAGATTGTTTGTGACATCTGGCTGTCGTCTGATATCACGTTCTGCACGGCCTCCATCTTGCACCTGTGTGTGATCGCGCTGGACCGCTACTGGGCCATCACAGACGCACTGGAGTACTCAAAACGCCGCACCATGCGCCGGGCAGGGATCATGGTCGGGGTGGTGTGGGTGATCTCCATATCGATTTCCATGCCTCCACTTTTCTGGCGGCAGGCCAAAGCCCACGAGGAGCTGACAGAGTGCATGGTGAATACAGATCAGATCTCTTACACCCTGTACTCCACCTTCGGCGCCTTCTACGTTCCCACAGTGCTTCTCATCATCCTCTACGGACGGATCTATGTTGCCGCCCGCTCCCGTATCTTTAAGACACCATCGTCCTCTGGGAAACGTTTCACCACAGCACAGCTCATCCAGACCTCTGCaggctcctctctctgttctcttaaTTCTGCCTCCAACCAGGAAGCACACCTACACTCTGCAaatgcaggaggtggaggaggaggaggaggaggaggatcgcCTCTGTTCATGAACAGTGTGAAAGTGAAGCTGGCAGACAGCGTGCTGGAGAGGAAGCGTCTGTGTGCAGCTCGGGAGAGGAAAGCGACCAAAACGTTGGGCATCATCCTGGGCGCCTTCATCGTCTGTTGGCTCCCGTTCTTTGTCGGCACGCTCGTCATGGCCATATGTAAAGAGTGCTGGTTTGATCCAGTGCTTTTTGATATATTCACCTGGCTGGGATACCTGAACTCCCTCATCAATCCTGTTATCTACACCGCATTCAACGATGAGTTCAAACAGGCTTTCCAAAAACTCATCAAATTCAGACGGTGCTCCTGA